The stretch of DNA TCTCGTCAATCACGGCGAGCCGGTACACGTCCACCTTCACTTAGACGATGCGCTCTCCGAAGTGGCCACCCTCGAGGCGGGAAATCACCACGTCAAATCCGCATCCACCCGGCCGGTTCGCATCTCCGTGTTCGACGGCAAGCGGCCGGTTCGCGGGAAGCTCAAAGTCGTCTCTGCCTACGGCGCGGAGACGAAGTTCATCGACGTGAATATTGCCGAGCCAACCGTCGAAAAACAGCCGGTCGAAGTCGATGAATCGCTCGGCAAACCGGTTCCGAATCCCGAGCCCTCCGGTGGGCTGTTCGAGGACTTCACGCTTGAGGCGAAAGATGTGCCAGTGTTAGTACTCGGCGTCGCCGCGCTCGTCCTCGCGCTCGTCGCGTTGGTCACCGCAAACAGCACCGTCTTCTTGTTTGGCGTGCTCGCGGTGCTCGCGGGCGTCCTCGTCTCAGTTTATTTTACACTTTCGTAATTTCACACAATCTGAAGTATATAAACCGTCCTACGCTCGTCTGACTGAGACTTATTAGCGCTGCTGTGGTAGAACGCTGGCATGTTTGGTGCGTGGCGCAAGCCGTTCACAGACCGGGTGAAGTCAAAGGCGGTGTTAGCGTGGCTGTACCTGTTCGCTTGCCTCGTGGGCCTGCTCATCGTCGATAGTCGAACCGATGTCACTGGCGGCTCGTTCATGCCACTCATACTGGCCGTCGCCGTGACGCTTGCGCTGCCGTTCTGGCCGCTGTTCCGGAAACTCCGCTAGCGCTCCGTGCGCTCGAATCGCCCGTCTGCCATCCGCTTTGCCCGCAGGTAGCGCGCCCGATACCGATTTGCACCATCGGACACGTCCGCTTCTCGAATCTCATCTACGCGCCCCTCCGCCACCGCTTCGACCAGTTCTCCTAACTGCTCAAACTCGCTTTCAGTCAGCGTCACCTCGTACGTCTGCTCTGATTCCTGTTCGAGTTTTGTCCACTTTCGCGCCGCCGCCACAACCAGTGAACATGGCTCTCTGCACGGGAACTCGCCCTCACCGCGCGGCACGGAGAGGGGCGTCTCTTCATCCTCGTCCCACTCGCGGCTCTTCAGGCATTGGGAATCCACACAGCAGGCTTCCGCCACCCATTCGACGGCTGCCGCCGGAAGCTCGTCGATGATGTCGTAAATCCCGGTCTGGCGCTCTGCGGTCTCGCGGAAGTGTGTCACGTCAAGTTCGCCTTCCTGCTCTCGATACCAGTTTGCGACCGTCGCGGGGTAGAAGAAATCGACCGTCTGGAGCAACTCGCGCCCAGAGAGGGAGACGAACTCCCAGCCACCGACGAGCGTCGGCGCGGTTTTGAGCGGTCGATACCGCCCATCCGCGTCGCGTTTCGCAATGTCGCGGGCTGAGAGCGGGTCGGTGTAGGTGGTCAACGCCTCAGCGTCCGTATCCACATCCGCAACGTGTCGCACGTGATACGTTCGCTCGCCTGCTCCCGAAATCGACGCGATGATGCTGAGTTCGCCCCATCCTGTTTCGATGCCGTCGCTGAGACTCTCAAAGCGGATCGCCACGCTCGTCTCGTCTGCACGTTCCAGATAACGCAAAAACTCGCGGCGGGCCGGGTCGTCGATACTCTGCCAGTAGTCCCAGTTCGACACGAGCCACGGGTGGTCTGTGGCGACGGCGTCGAACGCTTCCTCGCTCAATCCCTCGTGGCTCGTCGCGGGGGTTTCGAACGTGTAGCCGTCATCTGTTTTCGAGACGACGAGGCCGTCACAGGAAACGCCGTCTGCGGCGGCTTCCCTGAGCGCGGCGCGCTGGGCGTGGGTCATCGCGCACCTCCCACGGCGCGGGTCGCTTCGCGGACGGTTTCGATGGCGTCACCCACCGGTGCACCCGCGTCCGCAGCGCGTTCGAGAATCACGTCCGCCATCAGGCGTTCGGTCCCAACAGCGCCCGAGTACCAGATTCGGTGGCCCTCGACAGTCGCTGGAACGTCGTAGCCCGTGCGATAGTCGTCGGTGAGCCCCATGTCTTCGGGGATGTCCTCTTGGGTGTGAAACCCGTCTGCGATGAACAGCGGAACCACAACAATATCCGCCGATTCGAAGTAGTCGGTCACGTCGTCTACCTCCGGCTCTTCGTCCATGAACAGCGCCTCGACCTCCGCAAACCGCCCTGAATCACGGATGCGGTCTGCGTGGTAGTGAATCGCCTTCGCGGAGTTCGCGTTGCGCTCGGTGCCGTGGCCGACGACGGCGAGACCGAACCCCGGCCCGACCTCGGGGTCGGCCGTCACCGATTCCGCCCGCCGGATAATCACGTCGGTCATCGACTCGTGAGTGCCGACCGGCCCGCAGTAGTGGACCGTCTTCCCAGTATCCTCGCTCGTGAGCGTGACGTGCGTCGCGCTCAGCCCATCAGACCCCCAGTCGGCCACGTCCCATCCCGAAAGGCGCAGCTCCCGGGGAATCACCTGTTCGGTGAAGTAGCCCTCGCTGATGAACAGCGGGACCACATACACCTCGTCGCTTTCCAGCGTGCGAATGACTTCACGAAACGACGGCTCCTCTTTCCAGAACGCTTCGCGCACCTCGTCGAACACGCCCGCTGCTCGAATCGTGTCTGCGTGGGCGAACGTCGGGGTGCTCGACTCCGCGTTCAGATGCGAGCCGTGGGCGGCAATCACGAGCGCCTTCATTATTATCGTCCGTTAGGACAGGTCGGCCTTAGCGGCTTCGCCCGCGGAAACCCACACATGCAGGGCGAAATCGTTTGGTCGTCGCATTCCTCTTTCCACCATGAAACTGCTCGACGTCACCCTCCGCGAGGGAGAGCAACGCCCCGGTCGGCGCTTCTCGGTCGATGAAAAGGTCGCCGCCGCCCGCCACCTCGACGCTCTCGGCGTAGACTACATCCAACTCGGCTTTCCCGTCGCAGACGACCGCACGAAGCGCGTCGCTGACCGGTACGACGGCGACGCCAAAACGACCGGCATCGCCCGCGCCATTGAAGGCGACATCGAAGCCACTGTCGAGGCGGGCGTAGACGTCATCGACCTGTTTGCGCCGACGAGCGACGCCCAACGCGAGTTCATGCTCGGCACCTCCCGCGACGACCTGCTCGCGTCCGTCCACGAGGCGCTCGATGTTGCCCACGACACCGGCCTCGACGTCCACTTCACCGCGATGGACGGCTTTCGCACGGACCTCGGCTTTCTCACAACCGTCGTCGAAGCCGTCGATGCCGAGTACGTCACCCTCGCGGACACCGTCGGCGTGCGAACGCCCCGTGGCGTCGAAGAAACGCTCACGGCCCTCGACACCGACCTCTCGCGAGTGGGCGTCCACTTCCACGACGACATCGGCGTCGCCACCGCAAACGCCCTCACGGCCGCCGACATAGGCATCGGCCGCGTTGACGTGTCAATCGCGGGCATCGGTGAACGCGCCGGAAACGTCCCGACAGAGGAGTTCGTCGTCGCCGGATTACTTGGCGAAGAGAGTGTTGAATCGAACATCGACACCGCGAATCTGCTCACTCACGCCCACGCCGTCCTCGACGCGCTCGGCGAGGACGTGTCCGACTGGAAACCACTGCTCGGCGACCAAGTCTTCTCCCACGAATCGGGCCTGCACACCGCCGCAATGTTGGACGACCCGGCGCTGTTCGAGCCGTTTGACCCCGCCGAGTTTGGTGGCGAACGCCGCCTTCTGTTCGGCCCCGATACGGGGCGCGGCGCGGCCCGCCGACTCCTCGCTCGCGCGGGCGTCGAACCGACCGACGAGCGGGTGGCGGCGCTGC from Haladaptatus sp. ZSTT2 encodes:
- a CDS encoding DUF7524 family protein; amino-acid sequence: MSDTLPVHVNRGRLHALETPDSFETGESFTVNLVNHGEPVHVHLHLDDALSEVATLEAGNHHVKSASTRPVRISVFDGKRPVRGKLKVVSAYGAETKFIDVNIAEPTVEKQPVEVDESLGKPVPNPEPSGGLFEDFTLEAKDVPVLVLGVAALVLALVALVTANSTVFLFGVLAVLAGVLVSVYFTLS
- a CDS encoding DR2241 family protein — encoded protein: MTHAQRAALREAAADGVSCDGLVVSKTDDGYTFETPATSHEGLSEEAFDAVATDHPWLVSNWDYWQSIDDPARREFLRYLERADETSVAIRFESLSDGIETGWGELSIIASISGAGERTYHVRHVADVDTDAEALTTYTDPLSARDIAKRDADGRYRPLKTAPTLVGGWEFVSLSGRELLQTVDFFYPATVANWYREQEGELDVTHFRETAERQTGIYDIIDELPAAAVEWVAEACCVDSQCLKSREWDEDEETPLSVPRGEGEFPCREPCSLVVAAARKWTKLEQESEQTYEVTLTESEFEQLGELVEAVAEGRVDEIREADVSDGANRYRARYLRAKRMADGRFERTER
- a CDS encoding CbiX/SirB N-terminal domain-containing protein, encoding MKALVIAAHGSHLNAESSTPTFAHADTIRAAGVFDEVREAFWKEEPSFREVIRTLESDEVYVVPLFISEGYFTEQVIPRELRLSGWDVADWGSDGLSATHVTLTSEDTGKTVHYCGPVGTHESMTDVIIRRAESVTADPEVGPGFGLAVVGHGTERNANSAKAIHYHADRIRDSGRFAEVEALFMDEEPEVDDVTDYFESADIVVVPLFIADGFHTQEDIPEDMGLTDDYRTGYDVPATVEGHRIWYSGAVGTERLMADVILERAADAGAPVGDAIETVREATRAVGGAR
- a CDS encoding LeuA family protein, yielding MKLLDVTLREGEQRPGRRFSVDEKVAAARHLDALGVDYIQLGFPVADDRTKRVADRYDGDAKTTGIARAIEGDIEATVEAGVDVIDLFAPTSDAQREFMLGTSRDDLLASVHEALDVAHDTGLDVHFTAMDGFRTDLGFLTTVVEAVDAEYVTLADTVGVRTPRGVEETLTALDTDLSRVGVHFHDDIGVATANALTAADIGIGRVDVSIAGIGERAGNVPTEEFVVAGLLGEESVESNIDTANLLTHAHAVLDALGEDVSDWKPLLGDQVFSHESGLHTAAMLDDPALFEPFDPAEFGGERRLLFGPDTGRGAARRLLARAGVEPTDERVAALLETLGEREEVELDDALSLARAVR